The Bacillaceae bacterium S4-13-56 genome contains the following window.
CATTGGTTCTTCTTCTAGAATATTTTCAACAAAAAATTCATTGGTACCATGGTTTTCATTTGGACCATAAAATTTAATTTCCTCACTAGGCCATTCAGGACGAATATCAGACCATTTCACTTTATCATCTGCTACATAAGCACCAGAAGTGTACATTTTAATAATTTCTTCTTTTGTCATTTCAGTTGCCCAGTCGTTATCTTTATTAATAACCATTGTTAAACCATCATAAGCTAGTTTGAATTCAAGAACATCTTCACCCATGGTTAGTCCATTTTCGTCAAGTGCTGCTAC
Protein-coding sequences here:
- a CDS encoding substrate-binding domain-containing protein — protein: DGSGTVYPLMARIAEEYMDVEQPDVSVQVGRAGSSAGFQKFIPGETDFSDASRPIKDEEVAALDENGLTMGEDVLEFKLAYDGLTMVINKDNDWATEMTKEEIIKMYTSGAYVADDKVKWSDIRPEWPSEEIKFYGPNENHGTNEFFVENILEEEPMVETAELQQEYSTLVDLVSKDKNAIAFFGYGYYVN